One genomic segment of Corvus moneduloides isolate bCorMon1 chromosome 23, bCorMon1.pri, whole genome shotgun sequence includes these proteins:
- the C23H1orf109 gene encoding uncharacterized protein C1orf109 homolog isoform X4, which produces MTAMAAAVAALRAWAEAAARAEAAARAALAAWAPLLGALAALAAQMRAVRRLPWVATPLGAFPELRARLWRKQRGAAEALMEQLGGRREELRAVRDAAGAAAAAVLRLYEERAAELGLAGVLRRGPRCPSLADVLEGLQDVERYYRHLYLESKLLLQRLSLGSLADMEALPQSWERILERYKEDVIQDTLLKVSLFVDNHREVSCSPGS; this is translated from the exons ATGAcggcgatggcggcggcggtggcCGCGCTCCGGGCCTGGGCGGAGGCAGCGGCgcgggcggaggcggcggcgagGGCGGCTCTGGCCGCCTGGGCCCCGCTGCTGGGCGCGCTGGCCGCTCTGGCGGCGCAGATGCGGGCGGTGCGGCGACTGCCGTGGGTCGCGACGCCGCTCGGCGCCTTCCCGGAGCTGCGGGCGCGGCTGTGGCGGAAGCAGCGCGGCGCGGCCGAGGCGCTGATGGAGCAGCTCGGCGGGCGGCG GGAGGAGCTCCGGGCCGTGCGGGACGCCGCGGGGGCCGCCGCGGCCGCTGTGCTGCGGCTGTACGAGGAGCGGGCGGCCGAGCTCGGGCTGGCGGGGGTTCTGCGACGCGGCCCGCGCTGCCCCTCGCTGGCCGACGTgttggaggggctgcaggacgTGGAGCGCTACTACCGGCACCT GTACTTGGAGAGCAAACTGCTGTTGCAGCGCCTCAGCTTGGGCAGCCTGGCAGACATGGAAGCCCTCCCGCAGTCCTGGGAGAGGATTTTGGAACGCTACAAAGAAGACGTCATTCAAG ATACGCTCCTGAAGGTCTCGCTGTTTGTGGACAACCATCGGGAGGTGAGCTGCTCACCTGGCTCCTGA
- the C23H1orf109 gene encoding uncharacterized protein C1orf109 homolog isoform X3 — MAAAVAALRAWAEAAARAEAAARAALAAWAPLLGALAALAAQMRAVRRLPWVATPLGAFPELRARLWRKQRGAAEALMEQLGGRREELRAVRDAAGAAAAAVLRLYEERAAELGLAGVLRRGPRCPSLADVLEGLQDVERYYRHLYPAGVSGQRWGVLGQRWRGHFLVVVLTRHEGTWRANCCCSASAWAAWQTWKPSRSPGRGFWNATKKTSFKIRS, encoded by the exons atggcggcggcggtggcCGCGCTCCGGGCCTGGGCGGAGGCAGCGGCgcgggcggaggcggcggcgagGGCGGCTCTGGCCGCCTGGGCCCCGCTGCTGGGCGCGCTGGCCGCTCTGGCGGCGCAGATGCGGGCGGTGCGGCGACTGCCGTGGGTCGCGACGCCGCTCGGCGCCTTCCCGGAGCTGCGGGCGCGGCTGTGGCGGAAGCAGCGCGGCGCGGCCGAGGCGCTGATGGAGCAGCTCGGCGGGCGGCG GGAGGAGCTCCGGGCCGTGCGGGACGCCGCGGGGGCCGCCGCGGCCGCTGTGCTGCGGCTGTACGAGGAGCGGGCGGCCGAGCTCGGGCTGGCGGGGGTTCTGCGACGCGGCCCGCGCTGCCCCTCGCTGGCCGACGTgttggaggggctgcaggacgTGGAGCGCTACTACCGGCACCTGTATCCTGCTGGGGTCTCTGGGCAGCGCTGGGGAGTGTTAGGACAGCGCTGGAGGGGCCATTTTCTCGTTGTGGTCCTTACCAGGCACGAAGGTACTTGGAGAGCAAACTGCTGTTGCAGCGCCTCAGCTTGGGCAGCCTGGCAGACATGGAAGCCCTCCCGCAGTCCTGGGAGAGGATTTTGGAACGCTACAAAGAAGACGTCATTCAAG ATACGCTCCTGA
- the C23H1orf109 gene encoding uncharacterized protein C1orf109 homolog isoform X2 has product MAAAVAALRAWAEAAARAEAAARAALAAWAPLLGALAALAAQMRAVRRLPWVATPLGAFPELRARLWRKQRGAAEALMEQLGGRREELRAVRDAAGAAAAAVLRLYEERAAELGLAGVLRRGPRCPSLADVLEGLQDVERYYRHLYLESKLLLQRLSLGSLADMEALPQSWERILERYKEDVIQGSSVYKDPRSLSQGSVLMSPGNSTQTWPCWLCWSQQQWVTPLS; this is encoded by the exons atggcggcggcggtggcCGCGCTCCGGGCCTGGGCGGAGGCAGCGGCgcgggcggaggcggcggcgagGGCGGCTCTGGCCGCCTGGGCCCCGCTGCTGGGCGCGCTGGCCGCTCTGGCGGCGCAGATGCGGGCGGTGCGGCGACTGCCGTGGGTCGCGACGCCGCTCGGCGCCTTCCCGGAGCTGCGGGCGCGGCTGTGGCGGAAGCAGCGCGGCGCGGCCGAGGCGCTGATGGAGCAGCTCGGCGGGCGGCG GGAGGAGCTCCGGGCCGTGCGGGACGCCGCGGGGGCCGCCGCGGCCGCTGTGCTGCGGCTGTACGAGGAGCGGGCGGCCGAGCTCGGGCTGGCGGGGGTTCTGCGACGCGGCCCGCGCTGCCCCTCGCTGGCCGACGTgttggaggggctgcaggacgTGGAGCGCTACTACCGGCACCT GTACTTGGAGAGCAAACTGCTGTTGCAGCGCCTCAGCTTGGGCAGCCTGGCAGACATGGAAGCCCTCCCGCAGTCCTGGGAGAGGATTTTGGAACGCTACAAAGAAGACGTCATTCAAGGTAGCTCCGTGTACAAAGACCCGAGGAGTCTTTCCCAGGGCTCCGTGCTGATGTCCCCTGGGAACAGCACACAGACCTGGccgtgctggctgtgctggtctCAGCAGCAGTGGGTGACCCCACTCAGTTGA
- the C23H1orf109 gene encoding uncharacterized protein C1orf109 homolog isoform X1, with protein MAAAVAALRAWAEAAARAEAAARAALAAWAPLLGALAALAAQMRAVRRLPWVATPLGAFPELRARLWRKQRGAAEALMEQLGGRREELRAVRDAAGAAAAAVLRLYEERAAELGLAGVLRRGPRCPSLADVLEGLQDVERYYRHLYPAGVSGQRWGVLGQRWRGHFLVVVLTRHEGTWRANCCCSASAWAAWQTWKPSRSPGRGFWNATKKTSFKVAPCTKTRGVFPRAPC; from the exons atggcggcggcggtggcCGCGCTCCGGGCCTGGGCGGAGGCAGCGGCgcgggcggaggcggcggcgagGGCGGCTCTGGCCGCCTGGGCCCCGCTGCTGGGCGCGCTGGCCGCTCTGGCGGCGCAGATGCGGGCGGTGCGGCGACTGCCGTGGGTCGCGACGCCGCTCGGCGCCTTCCCGGAGCTGCGGGCGCGGCTGTGGCGGAAGCAGCGCGGCGCGGCCGAGGCGCTGATGGAGCAGCTCGGCGGGCGGCG GGAGGAGCTCCGGGCCGTGCGGGACGCCGCGGGGGCCGCCGCGGCCGCTGTGCTGCGGCTGTACGAGGAGCGGGCGGCCGAGCTCGGGCTGGCGGGGGTTCTGCGACGCGGCCCGCGCTGCCCCTCGCTGGCCGACGTgttggaggggctgcaggacgTGGAGCGCTACTACCGGCACCTGTATCCTGCTGGGGTCTCTGGGCAGCGCTGGGGAGTGTTAGGACAGCGCTGGAGGGGCCATTTTCTCGTTGTGGTCCTTACCAGGCACGAAGGTACTTGGAGAGCAAACTGCTGTTGCAGCGCCTCAGCTTGGGCAGCCTGGCAGACATGGAAGCCCTCCCGCAGTCCTGGGAGAGGATTTTGGAACGCTACAAAGAAGACGTCATTCAAGGTAGCTCCGTGTACAAAGACCCGAGGAGTCTTTCCCAGGGCTCCGTGCTGA